A stretch of the Neisseria sp. DTU_2020_1000833_1_SI_GRL_NUU_006 genome encodes the following:
- the cas8c gene encoding type I-C CRISPR-associated protein Cas8c/Csd1 yields the protein MILASLARYYRRLAAENDEMGNPKVPPYGFSEEKIGWILVLDKEGRLKTVVPNLTADKKPQPKLMSVPRPEKRTSGIKPNFLWDKTAYALGVEANKNKAEAKEKPFTPSEKTFDAFKQYHLDLLQNSDDEGLQALCRFLQNWQPAHFAAENLPAEMLDANIAFSLEKPTALIHKREAAQTLWAGCLKSDEALEGLCLISGDTAPIARLHPAIKGVFGGQSSGGSIISFNKEAFASFGKEQGANAPVSEQSAFAYTTALNYLLRRENNHCLTIGDASTVFWAEADDNATAQAAEGFFAQVFTPPDDEQESAKVFNVLEQIGKGRPLQEIAPELSPNTRFYILGLAPNAARISVRFWLDTTFGQLAENLAQHWQDLALEPCAWKTPPSIWRLLLQTAVLGKSENISPVLAGEMTCAVICGTPYPLSLLSQLITRIRADGDVNGLRVAMMKAVLERRFRKGFIEEGVPMSLNNESPNRAYLLGRLFAVLERIQYQALGELNAGIADRYYGSASAVPFSVFPRLLSGAKHHLSRLRKDKAGMAVNLDKDLGEIIAKLPETFPRHLSIDEQGRFAIGYYHQKQGYFAKKETAETIEN from the coding sequence ATGATTCTTGCGTCCCTTGCCCGCTATTACCGCCGTTTGGCAGCGGAAAACGATGAAATGGGTAATCCGAAAGTACCACCTTATGGCTTTAGCGAGGAGAAAATCGGCTGGATTTTGGTGTTGGATAAAGAAGGTCGCCTGAAAACCGTTGTGCCGAATCTGACTGCCGATAAAAAGCCGCAGCCGAAGCTGATGAGTGTGCCGCGCCCTGAAAAACGCACGTCGGGCATCAAACCGAATTTTTTGTGGGATAAAACCGCCTACGCGCTTGGCGTAGAAGCCAATAAAAACAAAGCCGAAGCCAAAGAAAAACCGTTTACGCCGTCTGAAAAAACCTTTGACGCCTTCAAGCAATACCATCTCGATTTACTGCAAAACAGCGACGATGAAGGCTTGCAAGCCTTGTGCCGTTTTCTGCAAAACTGGCAGCCTGCACATTTCGCTGCCGAAAATCTGCCTGCCGAAATGCTCGATGCCAACATCGCATTTTCTCTTGAAAAACCGACCGCACTTATTCATAAACGCGAAGCCGCGCAAACCTTGTGGGCAGGCTGCCTGAAAAGCGACGAGGCGCTTGAGGGCTTGTGCTTGATTAGTGGCGATACAGCCCCGATTGCACGGCTGCATCCTGCGATTAAAGGCGTGTTTGGCGGACAAAGCTCCGGCGGTTCGATTATTTCGTTCAACAAAGAAGCCTTTGCCTCTTTTGGCAAGGAGCAAGGCGCAAATGCCCCTGTTTCCGAACAATCCGCCTTTGCCTACACCACTGCGCTGAACTATCTGTTGCGCCGCGAAAATAATCACTGCCTGACCATCGGCGATGCCAGCACGGTCTTTTGGGCGGAAGCGGACGATAACGCCACGGCGCAGGCTGCCGAAGGCTTTTTCGCGCAAGTGTTCACGCCGCCGGATGACGAACAAGAAAGCGCCAAAGTTTTCAACGTATTGGAACAAATTGGCAAAGGTCGTCCGCTGCAAGAAATTGCGCCCGAACTCTCTCCCAATACCCGTTTTTATATCTTAGGGCTTGCCCCCAATGCCGCGCGGATTTCTGTTCGCTTTTGGCTGGACACCACGTTTGGGCAATTGGCGGAAAATTTGGCGCAGCATTGGCAAGATTTAGCCCTTGAGCCTTGCGCGTGGAAAACGCCGCCATCTATTTGGCGACTCTTATTGCAAACTGCCGTATTGGGCAAAAGTGAAAATATCTCGCCCGTATTGGCAGGTGAAATGACCTGCGCCGTGATTTGCGGCACGCCGTACCCCTTAAGTTTGCTGTCGCAACTGATTACCCGAATCCGCGCCGACGGCGATGTAAACGGACTGCGCGTGGCAATGATGAAAGCCGTATTAGAGCGGCGTTTTAGAAAAGGTTTTATCGAAGAAGGAGTTCCTATGAGTTTGAACAATGAAAGCCCGAATCGCGCCTATCTTTTAGGGCGGCTGTTTGCCGTGTTGGAGCGCATTCAATATCAGGCGTTGGGCGAATTAAATGCCGGTATTGCCGACCGTTATTATGGCTCTGCATCCGCCGTGCCGTTTTCGGTTTTTCCGCGCCTTTTGTCGGGTGCAAAACACCATTTGTCGCGTTTGCGTAAAGACAAAGCCGGCATGGCGGTGAATTTGGATAAAGATTTGGGCGAAATCATTGCCAAACTGCCCGAAACCTTTCCGCGCCATTTGAGCATTGACGAGCAAGGCCGCTTCGCCATCGGCTATTACCACCAAAAACAAGGCTATTTTGCCAAAAAAGAAACCGCTGAA
- the cas5c gene encoding type I-C CRISPR-associated protein Cas5c: MNQIRLHVWGDYACFTRPEMKVERVSYDVITPSAARGILAAVHWKPAIRWVIDRIYVLKPIRFESVRRNELGGKISAGKVSGAMKRKNVADLYTLIEDDRQQRAATVLKDVAYVIEAHAVLTAKAGADETVTKHIEMFKRRAKKGQCFQQPCLGVREFPADFALIDEGEPLPPSALSENEVNRDLGWMLHDIDFDHGNTPHFFRAQMKEGVIDVPPFYAEEVKA; encoded by the coding sequence ATGAACCAAATCCGCCTACACGTTTGGGGCGATTATGCCTGTTTTACCCGTCCGGAGATGAAGGTGGAGCGGGTGTCTTATGATGTCATCACGCCGTCGGCGGCGCGCGGGATTTTGGCGGCGGTGCATTGGAAGCCGGCGATTCGGTGGGTGATTGACCGGATTTATGTGTTGAAGCCGATTCGGTTTGAGTCGGTGCGGCGCAATGAGTTGGGTGGCAAGATTTCGGCGGGTAAGGTCAGCGGCGCGATGAAGCGCAAGAATGTTGCCGATTTATATACGCTGATTGAAGACGATCGCCAGCAGCGCGCGGCGACGGTGCTTAAAGACGTGGCTTATGTGATTGAAGCCCATGCGGTGCTGACGGCAAAAGCAGGCGCGGATGAGACCGTTACCAAGCATATCGAGATGTTCAAACGCCGTGCGAAAAAGGGGCAATGCTTTCAGCAGCCTTGTTTGGGCGTGCGTGAATTTCCTGCCGATTTTGCGTTGATTGACGAAGGCGAGCCGCTGCCGCCGTCGGCGTTATCGGAAAACGAGGTAAACCGCGATTTAGGCTGGATGCTGCACGATATTGATTTTGACCACGGCAACACGCCGCATTTTTTCCGCGCACAAATGAAAGAGGGCGTGATTGATGTGCCGCCGTTTTACGCCGAGGAGGTGAAAGCATGA
- a CDS encoding DUF262 domain-containing protein, with protein sequence MDISPDKQNIDKVFSNTQYYIDFYQREYKWTQEPVKRLLDDIFYKFNEVYQQNSSLPPDEQVIDSKYPWYYLNTYVTNTIDGRVYVVDGQQRLTTLTLILLNLYHKAIANKSELSDWVKSKIFGQSGYKKTFWMRHEAHLLTLEALFEEQIDEAPTNSGLTAENMVKNYKVVKSWLEQNIDGKHQLETFIFYFLRRLVLINLSVEQTDVPMVFEVINDRGVRLKPYEILKGKLLGQIDKIILDKKQYNQLWEDKTRAINQLSDDETDRFFRFYLKARFSQNRSDAKRYDGDYHRLMFSSEFQQNLKLDHNPQGVMDFLDNDFTYYADLYVKLSTHLKKDEIGGFAFNRLNDIDGVFLLGLSACKINDEKEEEKIKKIALETDRLFSLLQLQSVYESNDFQEALHRIAASIRNADNNEIIRSAFDKELKDALKDKTTSEESMIYSLFKTTGDNLNTRFKRYFFARVEGFLAEQFNVKMRHTYEDLVTKTGAKNGFHIEHILSRNEESQKHFEDEDTFLVERNRLGGILLLKGKDNISSSNEVYQQKLKTYSGTLLWNETLREDFYKSNLDLERFKKEHELNELKAINEFDRNALEERHMLLFKIAKMIWA encoded by the coding sequence ATGGATATTTCCCCTGATAAACAAAATATAGATAAAGTTTTTAGTAATACTCAATATTACATTGATTTTTATCAACGTGAATATAAATGGACACAAGAACCAGTAAAAAGGTTGTTAGATGATATTTTTTATAAATTTAATGAAGTCTACCAACAGAATAGTAGCTTGCCTCCTGATGAACAAGTTATTGACAGTAAATATCCGTGGTATTACTTAAATACTTATGTAACTAATACCATAGATGGAAGGGTTTATGTTGTAGATGGACAGCAACGATTAACAACTTTAACTTTGATCTTATTAAACTTGTATCATAAGGCGATCGCTAATAAGAGTGAGCTATCTGATTGGGTAAAAAGTAAAATATTCGGTCAATCAGGCTATAAGAAAACTTTTTGGATGAGACATGAGGCTCATTTGTTAACGCTGGAGGCATTATTTGAAGAGCAGATTGACGAAGCACCAACAAATAGTGGACTAACTGCTGAAAATATGGTTAAAAACTATAAGGTAGTTAAATCTTGGCTAGAGCAAAATATAGATGGAAAACATCAATTAGAAACATTTATATTTTATTTTTTACGTCGCTTGGTATTGATTAATTTATCTGTAGAACAGACAGATGTTCCTATGGTATTTGAAGTTATTAATGACCGAGGAGTACGCTTGAAGCCTTACGAAATTCTCAAAGGTAAGTTACTTGGACAAATTGATAAGATTATCTTGGATAAGAAGCAATATAACCAACTTTGGGAAGATAAAACTCGTGCAATTAATCAGTTATCTGATGATGAGACCGATCGTTTTTTCCGTTTTTATTTAAAAGCCCGTTTTAGTCAAAATCGTAGTGATGCTAAACGTTATGACGGCGATTATCATCGATTAATGTTTTCAAGTGAGTTTCAGCAAAATTTAAAACTGGATCATAATCCACAAGGTGTTATGGATTTCTTGGATAACGATTTTACTTATTATGCAGATTTATATGTGAAACTATCAACTCATCTTAAAAAAGATGAAATAGGTGGATTTGCGTTTAACCGCTTGAATGACATTGATGGTGTATTTTTATTGGGGCTGTCAGCCTGTAAGATTAATGATGAGAAAGAAGAGGAGAAAATTAAAAAAATTGCACTAGAAACAGACAGACTGTTTTCTTTACTGCAACTTCAGAGCGTTTATGAAAGTAACGACTTCCAAGAGGCATTACATAGGATTGCAGCAAGCATTCGCAATGCTGATAACAACGAAATTATCCGTTCTGCATTCGATAAAGAGCTGAAGGACGCATTAAAAGATAAAACAACATCTGAAGAATCAATGATCTATTCCTTATTTAAAACGACAGGAGATAATTTAAATACCCGCTTTAAACGCTATTTCTTTGCTCGGGTAGAAGGATTTCTTGCAGAGCAGTTTAATGTAAAAATGCGGCATACTTATGAAGATTTGGTTACAAAAACAGGTGCTAAGAATGGTTTTCATATCGAGCACATCCTATCTCGAAATGAAGAAAGCCAAAAACATTTTGAAGATGAAGATACTTTTCTTGTTGAAAGAAATAGATTAGGTGGAATTTTGTTATTAAAAGGAAAAGATAATATTTCTAGCAGCAATGAGGTTTATCAACAAAAATTAAAAACTTATTCTGGCACTTTGCTTTGGAATGAGACATTGAGAGAGGATTTCTACAAATCTAATCTTGATCTGGAACGGTTTAAGAAAGAACACGAATTAAACGAATTAAAGGCAATTAATGAATTTGATCGAAATGCATTAGAAGAACGCCATATGCTGTTATTTAAAATTGCCAAAATGATTTGGGCTTAA